The nucleotide sequence AGACAATATTTTACTATATGATGTATCTTCAATATTATGGTTATTGAGCTCTGCATATTTgttaacaaaattaaaagcaTTATCTGGTAGATTTTCATGTTTATTCATTGCAACATTACCATACATACTACATATTAATTTGGATGcatcataaaatttagaCAGATCttcaatattaatattcaACAAATCactttttgtatttaattCTTCATTAAGCTCTGTAAATTTACTGGATTCActtataaatttttcatatttatcattactTTTTACATAACTAGTATAAAAATCGTTTATTTTGGTGAAACTGTGTTCTGAGTTTTGCTTTAATTTGTAACTAAACCATGAAATCATATGTATGAAAAATGCATTAatactatttatatcatgacttttatttttggaCATAGAATAATATTGTTCAAGTAACCATAAAAATCCAATCGTAATTTTTTCGAGTTCAGTATTGCAGTTTGCACTAGGGCAGTAATTTTTGAAACTCTGATTTCCATAAAAATCTAATGCAGTTTTGCCTGAGCCATCGGGTAAATACATCctcaaaatattaaagtTTGAACACTAAGGAaccatttaaaaaaaatgataaaaatatgtattaaaaaaatgatattaaaataaaacttaaTGAAGTTTGTaggaaatataatataaaaaagtgtATATACTAGATCATCATTCATTATGAtggaatataatttataatctCTAGGTTAAGGGGgtatcatattatttatataaatatatattaaaataagaaataCAATTATTTAACCCTATATACAACAATTATTTgtagataaaaatattattattattattcttaatttcaatttaaaattaatatggaataataatataatatattactatagtaatattatatttttgtttatggTAGTTAAATTGCCTTGTTTTTGGGGGTGGGAGGtttaatacatttattatcatatgtatatataatataattttgcgTAAATTGTTATCCTTAATAACACTCATATAAGactattataaaaattaaagtaacattgtaataaatttaGAATATATCTTCTTATAGATATTCTTTAATATAGAACATAAACAACGCCCTAAAACTTAAATACAGTATAtatctaaaaaataaaaagttctattattactataatccttaaaagtatataaataatcgtttttttaaatatattaaatttttatattcttgtttcttataatatataatactgttttttctaaaattatattattttcgaATTAAATTCCATTGCTCCCTTTGTTAAttacatatacataattttaatattgtttttatttaatatggataaattaataatccattttaatgaatcatataactatttttattcctaTATAGTTCaatttagaaatatatattattatgtaattttataatatattttgcacATCTTTTCCACGGTTTAAAACGACAATTATCACTAAATCAATGCTTATTATTCTATTTATAAGCTTAAATAAACTTTTGAATGTAAAtagtttttaaaataataattattaaatattaaatattaacaaattaataagtATTGATGCAAATTTTAAAGTACAATAGAAAACTATGCGCAattaaattgttatatttacattttagATAGGAGAGATAAGGGaattatacttttttaagACAAGGATATGGCCATATaagatttatttattctacATAGTTTAATTACaccttatattttttaccatTAAAACTTTCAATTAATGCatacattaaaaataacttCGAACTGTTATTattctaaatatatagttttcttttatattttaataagtaatttttagttttatgatgaaaaactatagaattattaatattattttcctgGTAGTGTTAATTCTAATATTACCGCATTAATGCATActtaaataaatgttataatatttcatttaatcTTGTATTCATACAAGTTTTATCTTATCATACCTTTAATGATATATGTGATGAATTTATATCCATGTAGTGTATCAActagaaatattatatttgttcgTATTTAATACGTTTATCTATTGTTACCACTATATCACTGTATAGTACAACGGAATAATTAATGCGCTTAATAAAAGTACTTTAAATcaatgtataatatttcctTGTTTCAtagtttttaaattaagTATTTTAGAATATATCTTGTTTtgtaataacaatatatttaaattataaatttagagtttttatatatataataacctaataaaaatattattaattcaaattaaattaattattacataatttttctatatactttgcattaatatatatttgtatatgcTTCCCAAATTTAACATATTTCTGTGCTTGAACATTgatacaatattatatatattagtacAATAACgctaattttatataccgaattgtttataagtattatatcattaaattttattaatattttaactattttaaaatataatttatttatacccCAAAGCTATAAAGTTTAAAAGTTAATAGTGATTAATCTAATGTTATACcttatgataaataaattatggCATATAAAGCAATTTCTATTAATactaattaattttaatacaaaTGTAAAGGAAATACAAAAAGATAATAGTAACTACAAttaaaacttaaaaaatattgtatatatagttcaattttttatgtattactaaaaatattaaaagcataataatattttatagacAATGTTATATTGTCGATTCTCGACCAGTATTTATGTATCTTATTTTATGATTacctattatatatttgtaatatgtttaattaatattaaaaacacACATATTAATccgaatatatattgtaatGTAGatgaatattcaaaatgaattttaCTATAATTCGCTCTCAGCCTCATATATAATGCTATTATTACAGTTAAGTTggtataatataatttaaattaaagtATTTGTAACACACTTTATAAACTTTACTAAATATAATGTTcatcaaataaagaaatatattatgttattCATAATTCATTATAGTCCCTGATTAACAAGCTTTATATAATAGGCAATTATGATAtagaataatattaattcatATGTAGccaacatatatattaatatatgcaatgtgagattttattttaaccATATTAAATCGATATTGACActcaattatatatattataacttatgaaaaaatgcaaTGTGGTCCTTTTCATATTAACGACAGTACCCCTTTTTTGGTTGCAGATTTAGACATCATCTTGAGGTTAAACATACAGAAATggtacatatatttaatcatCATTTCCAAaccaataaatattattaaattataaaaaattaaataaagatacaattaataacaataacCCAAAACATAGATTctatataacaaaattataactCGTACAGACCCCTACCccttatatataataataaaatatatgtttaaacatataataaaaaatatataatatatattttaattcatcATTTAATTGAGTTTGTAATTTAGGAAAATTACTACAAAAATATCTAACTCCTATTTtgacaataaaaatttaagcTAATACTTCATAATATGATACAGTTACGAAAACCATGCTGAAAAAATGGTTTCCCAAAACattaacttttttatttatttgcattACATTACTATCCTATAACATgtgttttcttttttccgttgcatgaatataaaacattttcaaaaaaaaacaatggtgcaatttatttattttattgagCTTCCTTAGCATAATTCATATTAAAACTTTTTAACAagtgaaataaatttaaataatggGAAATTGTCATTCATCCATATTCGCATAAAAAGgttatatcatattttaaaaattgttttacATTAACATTACTacttattaataatatcaactatttttaacttaatgcatttttattaaaactattttgttttttatattctttagTTAAtgatctatattttttgttgtacttcatcttttatttatgaatgTTCTTCTCCTTTATgcctttttatttttgtgaaTAAACTTCTCTTATAGTGGAACTAAAACTTCCAACtagcatatatttatttttaaaatatcatCGTCGTTTGTTTCTAGGTTTCTATCTCCACGCTTCTTAAACATTGTATTTTGTATTTGGGTTTTCACTATTACATTACGATTTTCTAATAGTAGCAGGTTTAAATTGGctagaataaaataaactacaaactatttttcatttttaacctttattttatgaattaaCAAAAACTTTAATAATTGACGAcgattatatatatttcctcAATTTAGAAAGTATAATTAAACATTATttgaatatgaaaataagaaatacattatttatatgcacgtttgtttttttaataatctTAAGTATTATTTTAGTTATAAGGGCATGCTTCAAATTAAGCtaatcatttatatttatttttctatagacagaaaaaaagaagTAATGCACTAATAATACGAAAACAATcaaacatatttaatatttattgtgCGTAAATGGATATAAGAAATGCTATAGCTTTTGAATCGGGATAACTTAaaactaataaaaaaaatgattttatCTTGTCTTTCGAATgtgtttttataattttatttaacaatttttgataaaccaaaaaaaaacaaaatggaaaaatataataaatcataaaataCGATAAAaccataaaatataaataattttatagaGTATTCATATGGAAATGTATgtaaatttgttaatatttccAATGTTTCCAGTtttaattgaaaatatacgCGAACTTTggagagaaaaaaatatatataaatgtaataatatgCACACCGATTAGATAATAGTTTATTTGCCAATTACACATGCATAAAAAtcatgtttatttatttattattactactattttattattgtatattACAGTGGTCTAATTAATGAATACAATCGATTACTTTAAACCAATCTATAACATTccatttataatttttttaaaataatgtatttataataatatatatattctaatAAAAAcgatatatttaaaacatatatttacgaatttttatatctataataccataaaatatagttaaaaacaaattaattgctatacaaattttctataaaatCTGCATtcacatataaatatattaagtTACCCgaatcaaataatattcagTATTTAATCatcaataaaaattaaaaaatatatacagaaaaataattttaattttatatgctcattttaattcattattacaaacaaaatatattatgaaaaattacaaatattcttatattatacccattttaaaatatattaattttatataaatttacaCTTCTCAAACTATATATGTGGGcctattaaaataaaaaaataattttaacaatataatgttatacctttatgaaaaataaattaaaccATATAAACCATTTTTACTATATTATTCgaaaattaacaaaaaatttaaataattaaattcaaaaaaatgtattaatataattaaattttccattatttattattcatatatttataatacatttttattttaagatatataattaagTGTAggcaaaaatataataattaccAATTTGGggataatttataaaagttGTTATATATGATTAACCAAAAATTAccattaaaatataatataccaatattatacattaataatgtttaatttatatgagctcatcaaattttaatattaaattttatgatatattttttatttacagtattatttttgtgttagtgtttatacatattttatgtgCTCAAAATTTTCTCTTTATCTAGAGGTTAAAAATTCAGGTTGTaagacattttttttatattttttacttatatatttaaacaatttattatttatatatattgtttaataaatatgagatcaataaatattatcaaactttacaaattttattaaaacgAAATTCTACACAAAACCTGGGCAGCATCTTAATCTgtgttttatatacatggcactaattatttattctaAAACCGAAACATGGCgagtttttatttgaattatatagtagtttttaattaaaatcaCTATTGAATTTCTGCATgaaaaaagtgaaataaaaatgtctTTATTCCGAATTACTATTTCCCTTTATTTACATATCattctaattttttttaattcgtgtaaatttttttggccttttaaatttttgtcAGCACACATTTatcttaaaaaaagttataatgcaattattaaattttttatttatataaatttaaaaaaaaatgaaagtataattatttaattcccttttttttatctacACACCAACAAACAAATTgctaatttttaattattggTTATAACtgtaatttttaatttaaaaattttatttagtggaaaataatttgttttatatattttcacaaatattttttatttatatataaaaatgaagaatattatatttaaataaaatgatcGAAAAGTAAAAacttaaaataattaatgtagaacaaaattaatataagaaataaaataaaatcaaataaaaatatcaaaaatatagaagaaacatatatataatatatttttttaactcaaaaaaatgtgtta is from Plasmodium berghei ANKA genome assembly, chromosome: 14 and encodes:
- a CDS encoding BIR protein; translation: MNDDLCSNFNILRMYLPDGSGKTALDFYGNQSFKNYCPSANCNTELEKITIGFLWLLEQYYSMSKNKSHDINSINAFFIHMISWFSYKLKQNSEHSFTKINDFYTSYVKSNDKYEKFISESSKFTELNEELNTKSDLLNINIEDLSKFYDASKLICSMYGNVAMNKHENLPDNAFNFVNKYAELNNHNIEDTSYSKILSVLSTDYNNLKNKCSNIQSLPDIKTTQITIKNPVKSSTTNSLQNSEQTSAQSSGQIFAQTSEVAPSNSSIGNKLLTVLSIFGVTSFFLGISYKYLLFGRRKRAQKQYLREKIKNIKKRMNH